The genomic DNA ttttttttttaagattactCTATCAAAGAAGTTTATGAACATttaattcaaaacaaaactgaaataaaatgattatttatttatcagaAGAACTCAATTTCGGTAATTATTTTGATGAATCAAATATCGAACATAGGATTGAAAGACACTTGAAAAAACTTCCAAGATAGATATGCGAATCAGCACAAAGTTACAAGTTTATAAATTAGAAGACAGAAATCTACCACGTATTTAATGTCCTGATGGGACAATTTAGGTTAGCAAGACGTCATACCATATTAAGCATTTTGATTTGATGTGTTATTATAGAAAACCACAGAAACGAAACAGACTAGTGGACGGACCACATTTATTCTATTCTATGGCGGAGAAAGGTAGCTGCTCCGATACGGCGTCGCATGGGACCATTTTGCTTCTTCAAGCTTCCCGCCACCGTCTCATATGCACATAAAAAGGTTTATTTTGGAATCTTCCTATGATATGCCTCGAATGGACTTAGGTTGACGTAAGCCTCACTCTTCCGGACGTTAACTCTAGAACTTCCAAGTCTTGTTGAACAATGATTTCACGTATATGAAATGAAATTCTCTATTAGTCTGCGACCATGCATCTACATATATTTCGTcagataattatttttcttttggtaaaaataatttttattttcttaaggtAACCATATTATTTATTTGGCCATGACCGAAGTCATGTAGTTTTTAGAAACCGATTACAAAAGTAGATGGAGCATGTAAAACGAACCATAACAACAATAGGAGAACACTTTCCTATTGAGTAAACGATCATAACAGACGTTAAAGTAAACAATTAGTAGTAAACCAAGTCATAATTCGATACATATAGCTCCAACACCCAATGACCCATTATATTCAAAAGTGGACTGGAGTTTTAAATATTGGGCCTTGCCGTTAGGAGGATTATACTGACTCTGGTTGGGCGTAGATAGGATGCTAGTAGGCTAGTAGCCCTATACTGATTCTGGTTGGGCGTAGAATCCTTAACTcacaagaacatatatattagTCTTCATATTTTACACATTTATACTATGATACCAATCTGTTGTGATCTTGAAATTGATACATGAAGTGACGAAGAACTATTTAGAACAATGAGGAAGAATTCAAGAGGAATGATCTTGTTCTACCAGCTGTAGATTTTTGTTTTGCGTCATTTAATTATGACAACTGGTTAAGCTGATAATGTTTTCAAACCCAAGCTGCATATGGTTGTTCCGACACACGATCTAggaaatattagtttttttttaattatcagGAAAATTCGATTATTGGGTTTTAACCTCCACTAGACCTGAAGCCATCCCTTGCTAGTGCCATTTTTGGCGTAAACACTTTTTACATGGTAGACCCAAAATCACACAGCACAAACTCGTGTGTTTAAACCAACTGGACTACCATATCTGTGGTAGAAAATATTATCTgttcatattaatatttgttactTGTTTACAATTTATGTAAAAGTACTTCTCAAGTTGagaaaccaaataaaaattcaactataattgtaaatttaattagtctttatctaaaattttcaattaaatatgaaaaatttacaACAAAACGTCGAATTTCATAAAacttaatgaaaataaaattgaatatcgAGAATCGTTTTTTATATGGGAAGAGATTATTTCTCCAAATCATTTGCATCAAAATTATACTAAAGTCAGTGGATACAAATCAGTAGCAAACCGAACACAGTCATTGAAATCAAAtcaaagtatttttatttaaattaaatggtTTAGCAATATAACTCGCGATCCAGTTTGATTCGATCATTTGATATGATCTTAGAGAGTTTTAATGACATTGATTGAAAACATATATGTTGAGATTATGAAAACAGAAGTGAACCAAGCAAATCTTCTCAAATGGAGAAAACAAAGATAAGATGCCCTGTTACATGTTCCCCTAAACTCAATCTCAATGTTTTGTCCTTTTTCAACATCTCTCCTCTTTTCATGCCCACCTTTCTCCCTTTCCTActctttcttattttattagatTGTGTTAAACCCTATTTTTAAGttaaataattacaattacGGGTTGAAAAcaaattttctttcaaataagggttgaaaacaaataatataaatccaACAGCTGTGTTTACCGCGTTCCTTACACATAAAGGTACAcaaattaagttttattttaatctaaagacaaattatgttattttatgtgAAGAAATTCATTGTAAGAATAGCAGAATttcagattgttttttttttgatcaacttcAGAttgtatatttgtataaatatgtgCATGTTGTTCCTTTCCATACCACATTGAATTGTGTGGCTAATATATTGACTAAAACAGTTTATGACTGAAATATCACCGATATAGTTTGAAAGGATCAAATAATCTTTTTGACACTTTCTTAGTttaattcactttttatttatcaaagtttgttatttaaaaataatcgaAATATTTAGAAGATCTGTTATTCCCACAATATAATAGATAGACAATGACAGAATAAAAGATTTTGTTCAAAGTTATAATTTCATGAAAGTATAGTTCCTTGGAGTATTCAAAGCAAGCCATGCAAATCCCAATGTCAATGAACCAAGAAAATCAAGACCACATTCATCTCCTCTTAactcattttctttttatttacgacacctctttcttctttttattttctatataaactaatcaaatccttttttttccttcatCACAATTCTTACATTTGCTCTCTCCCTTCCATCACCCACAAAAAGGTCTTTTTTTGGGACACCCAAAGTCTCAACCATAAAACAAAGTCTCAATCTCTAATCAGTAATATAAACCCTATTTACCAAACCATGGCAGAATTCAAGAGAAAGTTTAACAAAGGTCATGCTTTTACAAGCAAATGTGTTTCCTTGGTGAAGGAACAACGAGCTCGTATCTATATTCTCCGCCGTTGCGCCACCATGCTTTGCTGCTGGTACATCCATGGCGATGAGTAGAGAGAGCTCTTTGAGTCCATCCTTCATATATATTAACCTCTACATATAGTataactatatatgtatatgtatgcCCTCCtccccatctcttcttcttgaaGCTCTGTTGATGTTGGTGGCTGCATGGCGTGATCCCTCTCCACAAAACTTTTGAATCCCTCTCTTTTATTGGTGCAAAACCTTGCAAATTTTCGGTTTTTTAACCTAAAGAATCAatcttttgggttttttttgttcatgggTTCTTTTGCATCAACATAAAGAGAGACTTTATCCGCCAATTGAGCTGGTGGAGTTTTCACTATTTCTGGAACATATTGAGAGATGATACGCCATGAGTGATGTTATGTGAGAAAAGGAGTTCATACTATCAAATCTTCTGGCagttttgggtttagttttattttgaccaaaaaatctCTTTTGGtttcatcttatatatatttgaccaaaGATCTTCTTGTTTGATTTTAGCCTCTGGTTGTAACCAATGCGagaacaatatataagaataaatattttgattttggcGATTTAGATTCGTTTACTGACTGGCATAAGCTAAAAAACCTAAACAACATATACAAGAAAGAACCATCCCCTTTTGTGAGTTCGAAGCGAAGACAGTCCTTTTCCTTTgtattttgttcttcttttgtttGAATAGTTTTCAAGTTAACAATGATATAGTCGAATCCAAATTATGTGCTACCGAATAGAGGTTGCAATTATGTTTACTAATAAGGTCTAAGAATATTAGAGCTTTGAGCAGACTGCCATTCATGGATGAAGATTGTGCCACAAAACGATTCCACCATTTATCTGATGGCATCTGTTCATGTAGAGACTAATGGTGACCGGTGAAGTATTTGCTGGTGGCAACAAGCGCAGCATTTGGAACAATTGAGTCAAAGCGAAAAGTGCTTGAGCTTGTTTGCCGAAGCATCATTGTTTTAGAGGTAGAAAGCTCATAGCCGAAGCAATGCAACTGATTATATCAGTGCAGATTAATGAAACAATCATTCTTGTCTGGCTTGGACAATGACTGAATAAACGTAGAGAAGTGTTCGCCAAGTAAGATAATGAAGAAGATGGTCAAATGAGTTGAAGCCCAAGtcatttttagttaaaaatttcaaattaggAAATATTTTTGCTCCAgtaacaaaaaaaggaaatattttgCTTTTTACATTTATGGTTATTCCAGTTTAGGAAATTTTCTATTAGAAATAGTAGAAATCCAATTGTTCCCGAAACCAAATAAATCGACTAATGAATAcagtttctatatatataaaggaatCATTACTTGTATTCAATCCATTATCTACCACACAAAAAAAGAAGTGGATTTGAAGATGATCGACTATGATTATTGCCTATCAATAATTTTAGGTTTTGCATATTGCATGCTTTTGTATGGAATCTGTCGAGTGTTATCTTGGGCTATCAAAAGTGTTGATGATGAAGCCAGCAACGATCATCGCGATTATAGTGTTACCGGTGATGACCATCTCGTTATCACTATCAAGGAACTACCTGGTATCGAACCCTCCGTTCTCGGAGCGATCCCCATTGTAGATTTCAACTCTGGGGACATTACAGACAGCTTCGAATGCGTCGTTTGCCTATCCAAGCTTGAAGACGGAGAAAAGGCCATGCTTTTGCCGACATGTAATCACTGGTTCCACGCCAACTGCATCGAGACGTGGCTTAACTTGCACTCTTCTTGTCCAATCTGCAGAAACATAGTTGGCTCGGGCCAAGATTCCGAAGCTGGAAATTATTGGCCCAATAAGGCCTATAGCTGACACACCAATGACCCgttacaaatttatattttacggGCCCATATGTTAGGTTCTAATAATACAGACGAAATTATGTGATATCGTCGTGTTTTCGTTAGCAtatgattttaacaaaattctAGCTGGAATTAGAacaatacttgggttcacccctaagatgaacttatgaattcacctttttccttatttcaattatattgccataaatattaatgtcacataaataaataaattataaattacaaaagaagtaaactttaaatcataaactctaaattcgaaccctaaacccaaatcttagatttttaattttaaactataccctaaacctaaacctataccctaaacccaaacttataccctaaatcttaaatctaaatttaaatcctaaaccctaaactcaaaccataaaccctaaacccaaactctaaaccctaaacccaaactctaaacgctaaatcctaaactttaaacccaaaatgtaaatcataaacccaaatttttcaaatacctttgggttaatgatcatcaaatgtattttcaaatacattttagtgtatagagttcgggtttatggtttatagtttgggtttaaggtttaggatttagggtttagagtttgggtttagggtttagagtttgggtttagggtttatggtttgggtttagggtctaggatttaaatttagatttaggatttagggtatatagtttgggtttagggtataggtttggatttagggtttagggtttggtttaaaatttaaaatctaaaatttggatttaggatttgaatttagagtttatgatttaaaatttacttttttgtaatttataatttatttataatgtgatattaatgtttatggcaatttgattgaaataaggaaagagatGAATTTATAAGTTCGGGGTGAACTGAGGGTGTTATTGGTTAGTATATTTCAGTGGATTTTAAAATACAactaaaatctagtgttattggttatataactttaaaatctatattcaaattcattgttattggttctatgattttaaaatctatattcAAATTCAATGTTATTGAttcttagattttaaaatagattttaaaatcatgtgttattcaataataatgatttgattaaggatttgatttaaaattagattTGAGTGGATTTATGAGtgtttttaagttaaaaatacaAAGAAGCAAATATTGAGTTCAATCTTGATATTTCGACGGATTTGTATTATTGATATTATCAGTATCTTTTTTTGCCCCAAGTCATACGTACTGAACATGTTCCACTAACAATTATAAACAATCACTATTTAACAAAGATAAACGAAAACACATAAAAGAGAAAATTTGACATAAACACGTTTGACTTAGAACCACTATGTTCAACATACATTTCTTCGTTGCTTGATCCCgtttgaaattttgaaagttttctaaTTATCCAATTTGTACAATTTAATAATTTCCACTTTCTATCGTATTTGTCcttcataatttatatataaatctattacatattaagaaaaattacaCAAGTACAAACACTTAAAACTCCAAACTAAAAGCATGATGAAACACATTttgtagtttaaaaaaaaattatatattgttacAAATCTGAACTTATTGCAAATCCATTTGACTAATCTATAATAATCcacttattttgattttgaaatctgtATATTTGATTCTGAAGTATAtttgttgattttaaaatcaatggatttatcaaaatttctaaatccaaaatGTATTTCCAAATCCGCTAAAATAATAGATACAATAACCCCTACTTATTGTTCCTGGAATTATATTCTGTCAAATAAAAGCAAAAGGTTGGATATTTCTTTTGACGACATTAGTTTTCGATACAGCCTTTTTCCACCTAATTTTGATTGactaattttaataaaattatttgtaattgTTTATCCAAATCCTATATATGTTTTGAACATGGAATTTATgtaaattcattaaaaattaattacacTCTTGTTATTCAGTCAACAATTTGTAAAGGATATCCGTTAGCAAACCCACTTCTCATCATAAGCTCCATCAATATCAATAAGCAGCGTCACTCAGTAAAGCTGTTTTTGTCAACTCCTAAAGGCAGTATCAAACTAACCAAAAGAAGTATCAAGAATCAATGGATGTGaacacaaaatataatatatgcagtttttttctaaacatataatatatgcagtttaacaacaacaaaaatgagGCTAGGCGAAAGTGGTGACAGTCCATCACTAGTAAGTAGTAACTTGTAAGCAAAACAGCGAACGTTACGGTTGAACTTGTTTTAATTTGGGAAACAGAACAATAGTACATCTTTGAAATTCGAATAATCGAAATTatattcttttaccaaaaaataatcTTATCTTCCATAGTGCCTTGATAACATGTTTCATTTTACTATAAGTCTATAACCCCACTCAAATAATAGAGTCGAGATATAAATCCATTAATAAATATCGTGTCTGATATCAATATAAACACCTACTCTTCACTAGCACATTCACCACTCACTCATCAGTGTCAAGAAATGGCATTATCTATCAAAGAACTCTTTTccaaatataattttagaagAAGTAAAAAACTTGTTTTACTTTCTGCCGCCGTAGCCTTGCTCCTCGTAACCGCCGTGGTTGGAATCGCCGTGGGAGCTTCGAAAACCAACGAAAAGGGAAAACGAACTCTATCTCCGTCATCTCACGCCGTGTTAACATTCGCATGCAGCTCCACGCGTTACCCTGAGCTCTGCATCTCCGCAGTATCCACCTCCGGAGGCGTCAAGCTTACGTCGCAGAAAGACGTCATCGAGGCTTCGCTTAACCTCACGACAACTGCCGTGGAACACAACTACTTCACGGTGAAGAAGCTGATCAAGAATAGGAAAGGACTAACTACTCGCGAGAAGACGGCACTTCATGACTGTTTGGAGACTATTGATGAGACGCTTGATGAGCTTCACGAGGCGGTGGAAGATCTCCATTTGTATCCTAACAAGAAGCCTCTCCGGGAACACGCCGGCGATCTCAAAACCCTACTTAGCTCCGCCATTACCAACCAGGAGACTTGTCTAGACGGCTTTTCTCATGACAGGGCTGACAAGAAAGTCCGCAAGGCCTTGTTGAAGGGTCTGGTACGTAAAAGACATTATTTATTTACCCGTAACGGCTCatgttatttaaatatctatcttattaacaTAACATtgaatatctaatatatatattttgtattgttgatttgtgtttttattaacttttaatataatcctcaaatttcttaatatataaattattcatCATCTATGTAACTATATAACTGATCCAACACATGtgataaaaattacaaaaagtgGTTCTACTATATAGAGAATTGAAACATTGaccttttatttaaaaaaaaggaaaattccataaaaatacccgaactaaattttgttaagttttttaatacccaaactttttcactatCCAGTTTAATACatcaactaattattttgctcattttaatacccaaacttttaacATTGTACCTACTTTAATAcctaaactttatttatttaaataaaaatactaataagtttcaaacaaaacttaataaaatctcaaaagtctaagaaaaaatattaaaaattctaattttattttaagatttagaaaagaaggtagataaacatggaaaatttattttttcaaaaaataaatgaatttgaataataaaaataaatttcgttttgtatttcagaaaaaaataaatacaatatttaaaacttagaaattttattacaaaatttaatattttacactatttagttatttttatttctcagacaccaaaaaattagaattttctgagtttattttgtaaattttagagatttttaaaattttatttgaaacttattagtatttttattaaaataaataaagttcggGTATTAAACTGGGcacaattttaaaagtttggatattaaaataaacaaaataattagttgagGTATTAAATtgggtagtgaaaaagtttgggtattaaaaagcttaacaaaatttagttcgggtatttttatggaattttccctaAAAAAATATACACGAAAGGACaaccaaatttgtaaaaattgTACTAAAATCTTTAAAACTCTCAACATTAATCATAGACGATTGAGTTATCATAATATAGTGacgaaatatattatttactttaGCAAACAAAGTAGTACAAGTTGTGcccttcaaaattttatatatatcataaaaactAAGATCTGCCCAGTCAGATCTAGTATTATTTAAAGATATAGTCAGCGGGAAAACGGTCATTTCATACCCaacatatcgcgatatgttCAATTTATACCTGACTTATATGGTCGTGCTAAAACATACCTGAATTTATATGATCGTGTCAAAACATACctaacttataattttttggcaaaatcataCACCAGTCGCCACATCACATGCCATATCATCTATTTTTGTTCGTGTGGATGTAACGTCAGCTAATTTTACTCACGAATATGCcatatgtataattttaaagaaaaaactaaataattttgttataaaaatatttttttttaaatgtaaaatttataattttaatatttagtaaaattaacaaaagttaattaattagttaaattttaatcttatataaaagatatatttctGATCCTATCAAAAATCGTCTTTATAAGAGTTATTTATGTATTGTAATGATTCAAATGCAATGTTAGTGTCGAGGACGTGTTACTCTTGATTAATGGTTTtgttaatctattttttaaatgtaaatatccatgattaataaaatgtaagaaatttatttttacactTGATTAATAAAGtgtaacataatttatttttacgctttattaatcatTGGTATgttattacatttaaaaaattagattaaatgtaaataacatactcatgattaataaagcgtaatatgattcatttttatgttttattaattatgagtatattatttatatttaaaattttagattaacACAACCATGATTAATCAAGGGTAACATGTCTGTAACACTAGCATTAGTTTTGAAtcattgaaataaatatataactcttataaagACGATTTTTTATATGATCAGaatatttacgaatatatcttttatataagattaaaatttaattaaattatgttttgttaattttactaaataataaaaaattataaaattttacattttctaaaagttatttttataagaaaattatttagttttaaaatttttttatacacATGACATATTCGTCAGTAAAATTAGCTGACATTGCATCCACACGAACAAAAGTAGATGACATGGCAGCTGATGTGGCGACTGGTGTATGATTTTGccgaaaaattataaattggATATATTTTAGCACGATCATATAAGTTCAGGTATGTTTTGGCACGACCATATAAATCGGGTATGaattaaacatattataatatgttgGGTATGAAATGGCCGTTTTCCCTATAGTCAGCATTGAAAAAGTCTATACAACTGCAAATGTCGATGAAATGCATTTGTTTTGGTTTGCTAAATTTATGGAATCTTAAATGGCTTTACTCGTGGGGTTACTGATTgggttttttttaatgaatatacATATAGTGCCAAAAACTTATAGATGGGTAACATTAATATCCCATTACATcactttaacatttttatatttttcagtatTTATTTTGGTACAGTGAAATGTTGTTAGTTAATGTTGGTCTCATTGTATGAATTGCTATTATTGGAGAAGAGACATTTAAATCTATAAACTTGTCGATAACGCGATTGTTTCTAAATACTTATGTGTAGATGCACGTAGAGCACATGTGCAGCAATGCACTAGCAATGATCAAGAACATGACTGATACCGATATAGCCAATTTCGAGCCAAAAGCTAAAGTCACCTCAAACAACCGTAAACTCAAGGAGGAGGAGACTACGGTGGCCGCAGATATTGCTAGCGTCGGAGAGTTAGACGCGGAGGGGTGGCCGACTTGGTTATCCGCAGGAGATAGGAGGCTTCTTCAAGGGTCTACAGTGGAAGCCGATGCTACCGTGGCGGCTGATGGTAGCGGTACATTCACAAGTGTGGCAGCTGCGGTTGCCGCGGCCCCGGAGAATAGTAATAAGAGGTATGTAATACATATAAAAGCCGGAGTTTATAGAGAGAATGTGGATGTggccaagaagaaaaagaatataatgTTTATGGGAGATGGTCGGACAAAAACTATTATTACCGCAAGTAGAAACGTCGTCGACGGTAGCAGCACCTTCGACTCCGCCACCGTTGGTAAGCAATTTTagttattagtttttttttttcttttggctcAACTACAACTTTCATTAACCAACTTTGTGAATACAAGATTTTAACCTCTAGAGATTTAGTTATTAGTTTTCTAGATAGATTACAACAGTAatttgttgctcaaaaaaaaagattacaatagtattttgttaattttacacGATGCGACATTTGTTGTGGTGGAGAAATATGCTGGGTTGAAATAGGGGTGAATGTTCGATATCCGTTCAGATTCAGATTGAgtattttggatttttgggtATTTCGGTATATAGATGTAAAACTCGTTCGGTATTTCTAAACTTCGGGTCGAgttcggatatttttggttCGGATACGATTATTTTAGGTTTGGttcagatatttagattttgaaaaaataaactattttcaaatttcttgtatttaaaaatatacatttaacttaaatgattttttaatttttaatagattaaatgaTTAATCTAAAAACTTATTGTATTGAAATTTTGGATATAGTTTTTCTTAATGCACGAAACAAAAGATTTGACATGTTTCAAGTGAGTATTAATccataattttatgtatattatctGATTTTAAACTATGTGTagcatcaatataaatatttcgaaTAAAATGAGAGAACTAAATTAgaaatataagaatatatatattcagttatctTTAgatatctattcgggtttgaatATTACTCATTCGATTTCTAATATCTAATTTCTCCTAACTCAATATACATTCGATATTATGTTACTTTGGTTCGAATTTTTATATTGGGTTTGGATGCGGCTTAAGATATCGGATAAAGTGCATATGCCTATGTTGAAAATAGACACATGTAGATTTTAGGGCATGGGAAATTGAAAattcagttttaaaaaaaaacaataaagaaaaatgaaaaagtaaGAGAAAAACCGATAATCGGTTCTTcattaactaataatttttaaattgtaaaaatattttggtttttttagcCTCATGATGCTATAAAATATCTCTAACTCATTGATATTTTCACTTCTATGATAACATTTAAAACTGAAATTGTTCCAtcatacttttatttttttctctataataaATAGcactatttttttctataaataaagaagGAAATAGTGATTCTCTATTTTTCACTATTGCTTTTTTATGAAGATACATTTGAGCAAATTCcaattttgttatataatttttctatttgaaagataaaaatatcaaaatacatCGGAGATGTCTTGGTTATATTATCCACTACAACATATAATTTCATACCCAGCATAGTACCGAGATAAAATTAAATGTGAATTTGAACTACCATCACCAAACAAACTGTTAGTTAGGTCTGAGAATCATGTGCAAGTCTCAATCCATCGGTTTTCTTGGCTTTATTTCATATGCTTTGCCAGGTCACGTTATGTGGATTGGGTTTATGGCTCCATCCACTCGTGAAGAGAGCCTTTACTTTGATAACCTCTTCTCTTTGCCACCTTTGTTTTTCTACTCTTGTTTCATTGCTCTTGACTTTTCAATCCGATCTTGTCCATTGTTTTACATTTGTCACATCATTCATAGAGTGTCAGTACACTTAATGCAAGTACCTAAAATCCCCAAATAATATCCTTTTTAATTTAATGCACAAATCagtttcaataaaaaaatcccaaaataataagataatataacaatattaaaataatatatatctgtaaaatatttaaattgtttgaatatttcaaaagttaagaaattttataaaaatatatcaagttTAAATTGCCTTGAGTCTCTCAAAAAGTTCAGAAACGCTTGCAGAAGTACTTTTTTTAAGCAATGCAGAAGTACTTCAAATGTCTCATTtgatatattttacaaaaatttctcAAGTTTTAAgatattcaaaaaatttaaatcatgttattttctttttttgacaaaaatgttatttttagtaacacaaataataataatgttatggatatttaaataatgtttttttttaaataatgttattTACATCTTAATTTTTAACTGA from Raphanus sativus cultivar WK10039 unplaced genomic scaffold, ASM80110v3 Scaffold0018, whole genome shotgun sequence includes the following:
- the LOC108832981 gene encoding putative RING-H2 finger protein ATL61, whose product is MLLYGICRVLSWAIKSVDDEASNDHRDYSVTGDDHLVITIKELPGIEPSVLGAIPIVDFNSGDITDSFECVVCLSKLEDGEKAMLLPTCNHWFHANCIETWLNLHSSCPICRNIVGSGQDSEAGNYWPNKAYS
- the LOC108832983 gene encoding pectinesterase/pectinesterase inhibitor 3; this encodes MALSIKELFSKYNFRRSKKLVLLSAAVALLLVTAVVGIAVGASKTNEKGKRTLSPSSHAVLTFACSSTRYPELCISAVSTSGGVKLTSQKDVIEASLNLTTTAVEHNYFTVKKLIKNRKGLTTREKTALHDCLETIDETLDELHEAVEDLHLYPNKKPLREHAGDLKTLLSSAITNQETCLDGFSHDRADKKVRKALLKGLMHVEHMCSNALAMIKNMTDTDIANFEPKAKVTSNNRKLKEEETTVAADIASVGELDAEGWPTWLSAGDRRLLQGSTVEADATVAADGSGTFTSVAAAVAAAPENSNKRYVIHIKAGVYRENVDVAKKKKNIMFMGDGRTKTIITASRNVVDGSSTFDSATVAAVGERFLARDITFQNTAGPSKEQAVALRVGSDFSAFYQCDMLAYQDTLYVHSNRQFFVNCFIAGSVDFIFGNAAVVFQDCDIHARRPNSGQKNMVTAQGRTDPNQNTGIVIQNCRIGATSDLLSVKNNFPTYLGRPWKEYSHTVIMQSDISDVIRPEGWFEWDKTFALDTLTYREYVNTGAGAGTRDRVKWKGFKVITNAAEAEPYTAGQFIGGGSWLTSTGFPFSLGL